In Nicotiana tabacum cultivar K326 chromosome 17, ASM71507v2, whole genome shotgun sequence, one DNA window encodes the following:
- the LOC107806620 gene encoding uncharacterized protein LOC107806620 isoform X2, which translates to MMNKKGLAILMRTQMRPLSPVSSKLNQMQVSQPEGYKVSSSPDASLLPEREFTQVRESMHSAMSTNKTEIVDVALDDFSEGYFFLSPENRHKILLSLAKEYDLNRTQVRELMKQHLDLQLPSDKAEDSGDHEEEGSLSAFYRIERNLRQALKPMHEVLFERLNTHPGGLKFLSDIRADILRILEDVNIASLRALDSHLKEKLITWLSPANLELHNITWDDPASLLEKIVAYEAVHPISNLIDLKRRLGIGRRCFGYFHPAIPGEPLIFIEVALMKDVAATIQEVLWDYPPISEHEASCAIFYSISSTQPGLSGVNLGKFLIKRVVDVVKNDMPNVSVFATLSPIPGYRQWLLSKLASSEMSGSAFKENLLRPEEEKALMDASGGSDMGSSGTEVMWNLLTSKNHEWTNSPNLVSALRTPMMRLCARYLLKEKKRGKALDSVANFHLQNGAMIGRLNWMADRSQKGLAQSEGIMVNYIYRLDNIEDTAQSYMNEGHIEASSDFRSYTENELKE; encoded by the exons ATGATGAACAAGAAAGGTCTGGCCATTCTTATGCGTACCCAAATGCGGCCTCTTTCACCTGTCTCT AGCAAATTGAATCAAATGCAAGTCTCTCAACCGGAAGGTTATAAAGTTTCTTCTTCTCCGGATGCTTCACTTCTTCCAGAAAG AGAGTTCACCCAAGTACGGGAGTCAATGCACTCAGCTATGTCGACAAACAAGACAGAAATTGTAGACGTTGCTCTAGATGACTTCTCAGAG GGATACTTTTTCCTTTCCCCAGAAAATCGTCATAAGATACTTCTTTCACTAGCCAAAGAGTATGATCTCAATCGGACCCAAGTTCGCGAGTTAATGAAGCAGCACCTTGATCTTCAGCTCCCAAGCG ATAAGGCTGAAGATAGTGGTGATCATGAAGAGGAAGGATCTTTATCTGCTTTCTACCGGATTGAGCGGAATTTGAGGCAGGCTCTCAAGCCTATGCATGAAGTTCTTTTCGAGCGGCTCAATACACATCCTGGGGGATTGAAGTTCTTGTCTGATATTCGAGCTGATATTCTTCGTATTCTCGA AGACGTAAATATAGCATCTCTGCGAGCATTAGACTCCCACTTAAAGGAGAAACTGATTACATGGCTCAGTCCTGCTAATTTGGAGCTTCACAATATTACATGGGATGATCCTGCGTCTTTGTTGGAAAAAATTGTTGCATATGag GCTGTGCATCCAATAAGCAATCTTATAGATCTGAAAAGAAGGCTGGGAATAGGTCGCCGCTGCTTTGGGTACTTCCATCCAGCAATACCTG GTGAACCACTTATTTTTATTGAGGTTGCACTTATGAAGGATGTGGCGGCGACCATACAG GAGGTCTTGTGGGATTATCCTCCAATTTCTGAACATGAGGCTTCTTGTGCAATTTTTTACTCTATTTCATCAACTCAG CCTGGCTTATCAGGAGTCAACCTGGGGAAGTTTCTTATCAAACGTGTGGTTGATGTggtgaaaaatgatatgcccaatGTCTCT GTATTCGCTACTCTTAGTCCTATCCCTGGTTATAGGCAATGGCTCTTATCAAAGTTGGCTTCATCAGAGATGTCTGGTTCTGCCTTCAAAGAAAATTTGCTTAGACCAGAAGAAGAAAAAGCACTTATGGATGCATCAGG AGGTTCTGATATGGGAAGCAGTGGTACTGAAGTAATGTGGAATTTATTGACATCAAAGAACCATGAGTGGACCAATTCACCTAATCTGGTATCTGCGTTGAGAACCCCTATGATGCGACTTTGTGCCAG GTACCtattgaaagaaaagaagagaggaaAAGCTCTAGATTCGGTTGCAAATTTCCACTTACAAAATGGAGCG ATGATTGGAAGGCTAAACTGGATGGCTGATCGGTCACAAAAGGGCCTTGCTCAAAGTGAAGGCATAATGGTAAATTACATCTACAG
- the LOC107806620 gene encoding uncharacterized protein LOC107806620 isoform X1: protein MMNKKGLAILMRTQMRPLSPVSQSKLNQMQVSQPEGYKVSSSPDASLLPEREFTQVRESMHSAMSTNKTEIVDVALDDFSEGYFFLSPENRHKILLSLAKEYDLNRTQVRELMKQHLDLQLPSDKAEDSGDHEEEGSLSAFYRIERNLRQALKPMHEVLFERLNTHPGGLKFLSDIRADILRILEDVNIASLRALDSHLKEKLITWLSPANLELHNITWDDPASLLEKIVAYEAVHPISNLIDLKRRLGIGRRCFGYFHPAIPGEPLIFIEVALMKDVAATIQEVLWDYPPISEHEASCAIFYSISSTQPGLSGVNLGKFLIKRVVDVVKNDMPNVSVFATLSPIPGYRQWLLSKLASSEMSGSAFKENLLRPEEEKALMDASGGSDMGSSGTEVMWNLLTSKNHEWTNSPNLVSALRTPMMRLCARYLLKEKKRGKALDSVANFHLQNGAMIGRLNWMADRSQKGLAQSEGIMVNYIYRLDNIEDTAQSYMNEGHIEASSDFRSYTENELKE from the exons ATGATGAACAAGAAAGGTCTGGCCATTCTTATGCGTACCCAAATGCGGCCTCTTTCACCTGTCTCT CAGAGCAAATTGAATCAAATGCAAGTCTCTCAACCGGAAGGTTATAAAGTTTCTTCTTCTCCGGATGCTTCACTTCTTCCAGAAAG AGAGTTCACCCAAGTACGGGAGTCAATGCACTCAGCTATGTCGACAAACAAGACAGAAATTGTAGACGTTGCTCTAGATGACTTCTCAGAG GGATACTTTTTCCTTTCCCCAGAAAATCGTCATAAGATACTTCTTTCACTAGCCAAAGAGTATGATCTCAATCGGACCCAAGTTCGCGAGTTAATGAAGCAGCACCTTGATCTTCAGCTCCCAAGCG ATAAGGCTGAAGATAGTGGTGATCATGAAGAGGAAGGATCTTTATCTGCTTTCTACCGGATTGAGCGGAATTTGAGGCAGGCTCTCAAGCCTATGCATGAAGTTCTTTTCGAGCGGCTCAATACACATCCTGGGGGATTGAAGTTCTTGTCTGATATTCGAGCTGATATTCTTCGTATTCTCGA AGACGTAAATATAGCATCTCTGCGAGCATTAGACTCCCACTTAAAGGAGAAACTGATTACATGGCTCAGTCCTGCTAATTTGGAGCTTCACAATATTACATGGGATGATCCTGCGTCTTTGTTGGAAAAAATTGTTGCATATGag GCTGTGCATCCAATAAGCAATCTTATAGATCTGAAAAGAAGGCTGGGAATAGGTCGCCGCTGCTTTGGGTACTTCCATCCAGCAATACCTG GTGAACCACTTATTTTTATTGAGGTTGCACTTATGAAGGATGTGGCGGCGACCATACAG GAGGTCTTGTGGGATTATCCTCCAATTTCTGAACATGAGGCTTCTTGTGCAATTTTTTACTCTATTTCATCAACTCAG CCTGGCTTATCAGGAGTCAACCTGGGGAAGTTTCTTATCAAACGTGTGGTTGATGTggtgaaaaatgatatgcccaatGTCTCT GTATTCGCTACTCTTAGTCCTATCCCTGGTTATAGGCAATGGCTCTTATCAAAGTTGGCTTCATCAGAGATGTCTGGTTCTGCCTTCAAAGAAAATTTGCTTAGACCAGAAGAAGAAAAAGCACTTATGGATGCATCAGG AGGTTCTGATATGGGAAGCAGTGGTACTGAAGTAATGTGGAATTTATTGACATCAAAGAACCATGAGTGGACCAATTCACCTAATCTGGTATCTGCGTTGAGAACCCCTATGATGCGACTTTGTGCCAG GTACCtattgaaagaaaagaagagaggaaAAGCTCTAGATTCGGTTGCAAATTTCCACTTACAAAATGGAGCG ATGATTGGAAGGCTAAACTGGATGGCTGATCGGTCACAAAAGGGCCTTGCTCAAAGTGAAGGCATAATGGTAAATTACATCTACAG